In Pelodictyon luteolum DSM 273, the genomic stretch CGCAAGGAGCATATCTGTCGAAAGAAGGAGAGTGTGCGGTAATAAAAATCGATAAGGTTGAAAAGGTACGGCTGCCCCTTCATATGCTTGACGGAATTATCTGCTTCGGGCAGATAACCTGCAGCCCATTTCTCATGGGTCACTGCGCAGCCAATGGCGTAACCGTAACGTTCCTTACCGAATACGGCAAGTTCCTCTGTCAGGTACAGGGGCCAACAAAAGGCAACATTCTGCTCAGGCGTGCACAGTACAGGCAAGCTGATAACTATCTGCAGTCGGCCATGCTTGCCCGATCGTTCGTCATCGGGAAAATCGGTAATAGTAGAGTTACGCTAGCAAGAGCCCTGCGGGACCACCCCGATAAGATCGATTGCGAAAAGATGCATTATGCTCAGCAACTGCTGGCAGGCTGTATAAAAAAGCTTGGAAATGAAACCGATCAGGAGCGAATCAGAGGCATCGAGGGTGAAGCTGCAAGAATATATTTCGAGGTATTCGACCAGTGCATTACCTCTTCTGATCCGTTGTTCTGCTTCAATGGCCGGAACCGTCGGCCGCCGGTTGACCGGGTAAACTGCCTGCTGTCGTTTCTCTATACCCTTGTGACGCACGATATCCGATCTGCACTTGAGTCATGCGGGCTCGATCCTGCAGCGGGTTTTCTGCATAAAGACCGACCCGGCCGCCCGAGCCTTGCGCTCGATATGCTGGAAGAGTTCCGTTCCTATATAGCCGACAGAATGGCATTGTCGCTGATTAACCGGGGACAGATTCATGCGAATGATTTCACAGTATCCGCAACTGGCGCTGTGCTGATGAAAGACGATGCAAGAAAAACATTACTAACGGCTTACCAAAAAAGAAAACAGGACGAAATAGAGCATCCTTTTATAAGAGAGAAAATGGCTGTAGGACTGATTTGGCATATGCAGGCTATGTTGCTGGCCCGTTATATCCGAGGGGATATCGATATGTACCCACCCTTTGTCTGGAGATGACCGATGCTGGTACTTGTAACCTATGACGTCAATACAGAAACGCCTGCCGGCAGGCGAAGGTTACGCAGGATTGCTAAAACTTGCCAGAACTATGGGCAACGAGTTCAGTTTTCCGTTTTTGAATGCAATGTCGATCCGGCACAATGGGTAAAACTCCGTGCAAAGCTGATGCAGGAAATGAATCCTGCCCATGACAGCCTGCGATTTTATTTTCTCGGTTCAAACTGGCAGAATCGTATTGAACACGAAGGAGCAAAAGAACCGCGCGACCTTGAAGGACCGCTAATTTTATAACACGCGAACCTCAAGCTGCACCTGAAAACCCAGAAATGTTCGCGAGAAAGCTTAAAAGCATTATTTATAGCAACTTAACTCTTCATGTCATCAGGTTTGCGTAAAGTGTTATTTGACATACGAAACGGTTCGCGGATAATGCTCCGCAACCCGTGGAATAGCTGACTCTATAGATTGACAGTCGCGCCCCACGCGGGCGCGTGGATTGAAACTTTGATGAATGGAACCTATCGGACGAGCGAGTAGTCGCGCCCCACGCGGGCGCGTGGATTGAAACAGCGTAGGGTATAGGTACGGTATCGATAGGGTAGTCGCGCCCCACGCGGGCGCGTGGATTGAAACTGATAGTGTGGTATGGCCAGCCATTATAGGCCGCGTCGCGCCCCACGCGGGCGCGTGGATTGAAACCGGACGGGGATCACATTATTGCCCGCCGTAACGAGGTCGCGCCCCACGCGGGCGCGTGGATTGAAACCTTGTGAAGAAAATGGCGCAATTAAAGGTGTTGGTCGCGCCCCACGCGGGCGCGTGGATTGAAACAATGATGGTGGTACGATTTACAACCTCGTTGTGGTCGCGCCCCACGCGGGCGCGTGGATTGAAACAATCGGATTGCAGACCGTATCTATGAGATGCTTGAGTCGCGCCCCACGCGGGCGCGTGGATTGAAACTCATGCCCGCCGTTGAAGTTCAGCAAGGGATCGAGGTCGCGCCCCACGCGGGCGCGTGGATTGAAACACCAAAATCACAGTCGTTTTCGTAACCGCAACGGTCGCGCCCCACGCGGGCGCGTGGATTGAAACGGGTAGTTATGGCGGAGCATCTGGAGCGTGGGGTGTCGCGCCCCACGCGGGCGCGTGGATTGAAACGCCGAGCTGATGGTTGGCCTCTGGGGTGGCATCGTCGCGCCCCACGCGGGCGCGTGGATTGAAACAAAACTTGGTGCAACAAAAGTCACGCTGTCTGAGTCGCGCCCCACGCGGGCGCGTGGATTGAAACAAGTCCGCTCGGAGTATCGTGGACCTGGTCCCAGTCGCGCCCCACGCGGGCGCGTGGATTGAAACTTTGTATACATGGGGGCTTGCCTTTGGTGGGCCGGTCGCGCCCCACGCGGGCGCGTGGATTGAAACCTATAACCTCATTACATGGTTGGAGCACCGCTATGTCGCGCCCCACGCGGGCGCGTGGATTGAAACGAAGCGAATACGACAAATCATACTCTCCGCCGGGTCGCGCCCCACGCGGGCGCGTGGATTGAAACTTTTTCGAGGGTGCCGGGGACGGAAGGGGACTCGTCGCGCCCCACGCGGGCGCGTGGATTGAAACTACCCTGTGGTTGAGCTTGATGGCGCAGGCGCTGTCGCGCCCCACGCGGGCGCGTGGATTGAAACTGAATATCCGGCGCCATCTTACGGAACGCATCGGTCGCGCCCCACGCGGGCGCGTGGATTGAAACTTGAACGCGTCGCTTTCGTCGGCGACAATCATTGTCGCGCCCCACGCGGGCGCGTGGATTGAAACTCTTCCGGACCGAGCTCCTCGATGTATGGGTTCGGTCGCGCCCCACGCGGGCGCGTGGATTGAAACAGTTATCCTTTTGAGGTTAAAGTTCGTACGCGAGTGTCGCGCCCCACGCGGGCGCGTGGATTGAAACCGAGGCAAGT encodes the following:
- the cas1c gene encoding type I-C CRISPR-associated endonuclease Cas1c, with protein sequence MKKLLNTLFVTTQGAYLSKEGECAVIKIDKVEKVRLPLHMLDGIICFGQITCSPFLMGHCAANGVTVTFLTEYGKFLCQVQGPTKGNILLRRAQYRQADNYLQSAMLARSFVIGKIGNSRVTLARALRDHPDKIDCEKMHYAQQLLAGCIKKLGNETDQERIRGIEGEAARIYFEVFDQCITSSDPLFCFNGRNRRPPVDRVNCLLSFLYTLVTHDIRSALESCGLDPAAGFLHKDRPGRPSLALDMLEEFRSYIADRMALSLINRGQIHANDFTVSATGAVLMKDDARKTLLTAYQKRKQDEIEHPFIREKMAVGLIWHMQAMLLARYIRGDIDMYPPFVWR
- the cas2 gene encoding CRISPR-associated endonuclease Cas2; its protein translation is MLVLVTYDVNTETPAGRRRLRRIAKTCQNYGQRVQFSVFECNVDPAQWVKLRAKLMQEMNPAHDSLRFYFLGSNWQNRIEHEGAKEPRDLEGPLIL